A single Cryomorphaceae bacterium DNA region contains:
- a CDS encoding carboxypeptidase-like regulatory domain-containing protein, producing MLQCVVQHMVRLKWVYALVLLSTTVQAQITRVRGTVLDYETSEPVPFANVVFPNTSIGTITDFDGSFEIQTVQKVDSIIATYLGYQTTSLAIVPGQDQEVTIRLKASSISLNEVVVTADPNEKEKENPAHVILRNIWANRDKNSPENLSAYEYQKYEKIEFDLNNIDDNFKNRAVFKPLDFIFDYADTSDVNGKVYLPIFIIESAYDYYYRQDPKLEKEIMRATKNAGFDANAGVQEFMGALYQDYNIYDNYLPIFEKGFVSPISSLGLLSYKYYLTDSTEVNGSTQFNIQFIPRRKQELTFKGEMWVDEKTWAVTDIDMKMTGDANVNFVNDLSVRRSYELYHDSIWMLKQDFIIVDFAVQDNKDAYGLYGIKTTEFNDYVIDQPRPEEFYREEEFSREDMIANSNDDTYWKDVRNKELTEQELGIYSMIDTLKNTPAFRTYLDVIAFVLSGYWEMEGYDLGPLLSTLAFNPVEGMRLRFGGRTYWDRNDLFRIYAHVAYGTRDGILKYSLGGKWLFKDKPRLELGAYHTYDIEQIGARYTTAATRTGSFLSSVLAREPFDRLSLVRETKTYFRSEYIKDLEAKVEFRRRDVFGVGAVDFTEISAEAGPISTSEIELNLLYRPGKKWLGVGVERLDVYTPHPTFILNYSYGIPDFLGSDYEFHKIYAGFTKPFLLPPFGKSILTLEASKVFGTLPFPLLDVAPGNNTYAYARYSYNLMNFFEFTTDQYASFNLEHHFVGLFFNRIPLFRKLKWREVITARGMIGTLTPDNIELNTTEDGTTIQAPDRGYYEVGVGIENIFKFLRVDAIWRLSYLEETAFSTPNAFGIRVDLAVRF from the coding sequence ATGCTGCAGTGCGTGGTTCAACATATGGTGCGGTTGAAGTGGGTTTATGCCCTTGTTTTGTTGTCTACTACGGTACAAGCTCAAATCACACGTGTGCGCGGTACGGTATTGGACTATGAGACCAGTGAGCCCGTCCCCTTCGCCAACGTCGTCTTCCCGAACACGAGCATCGGTACCATAACCGACTTTGACGGATCCTTCGAAATTCAAACTGTTCAGAAGGTCGATTCTATTATTGCCACTTATCTGGGTTATCAAACGACATCACTGGCCATTGTCCCCGGCCAAGATCAAGAAGTAACCATACGGCTGAAAGCTTCGAGCATTAGTCTTAACGAGGTGGTGGTCACCGCAGACCCGAATGAAAAGGAAAAGGAGAATCCGGCGCATGTGATTCTTCGAAATATCTGGGCCAACAGGGACAAGAACTCACCGGAAAATTTATCGGCCTACGAGTATCAGAAGTACGAGAAGATAGAGTTCGATTTGAACAACATTGATGATAATTTCAAGAATCGAGCGGTCTTCAAGCCCCTCGATTTCATTTTTGATTATGCGGATACTTCTGATGTGAACGGTAAGGTATACTTGCCCATTTTCATCATCGAATCGGCCTACGACTATTACTATCGGCAAGACCCCAAGCTCGAGAAAGAAATTATGCGGGCGACCAAAAATGCGGGATTTGACGCCAATGCTGGAGTCCAAGAGTTCATGGGTGCTCTATACCAAGACTACAATATCTATGACAATTACCTGCCCATTTTCGAGAAGGGATTCGTCAGTCCTATTTCGAGCTTAGGACTATTAAGCTATAAGTACTACCTCACCGACAGCACGGAGGTAAACGGAAGTACCCAATTCAACATTCAGTTCATTCCACGCCGGAAGCAGGAATTGACCTTCAAAGGGGAAATGTGGGTCGATGAAAAAACCTGGGCGGTGACGGATATTGACATGAAAATGACCGGCGATGCCAATGTGAATTTTGTCAATGACTTGTCTGTGCGCCGCAGTTACGAGTTGTATCACGATTCCATCTGGATGTTGAAACAGGACTTTATTATCGTTGACTTCGCTGTTCAGGACAACAAGGATGCGTACGGGCTATACGGTATTAAAACGACAGAGTTTAACGACTATGTTATCGACCAACCCAGGCCTGAAGAATTTTATCGAGAAGAGGAGTTTAGCCGGGAGGACATGATAGCCAACTCCAACGATGACACCTATTGGAAGGACGTCCGCAACAAGGAACTTACGGAGCAGGAGCTGGGCATCTACAGCATGATTGACACGCTGAAGAACACGCCGGCTTTCCGGACCTATTTGGATGTCATTGCCTTTGTCCTTTCAGGTTATTGGGAGATGGAAGGTTATGATTTGGGGCCCTTGCTTTCGACTCTGGCCTTCAACCCCGTTGAAGGTATGCGTTTGCGTTTTGGCGGTCGTACTTATTGGGACCGAAATGATCTTTTTCGCATATATGCTCATGTCGCCTACGGCACCAGAGATGGAATCTTAAAATACTCTCTGGGTGGGAAATGGCTTTTCAAGGACAAGCCGCGCTTGGAGCTCGGTGCGTACCACACCTATGATATTGAGCAGATCGGTGCACGATACACCACGGCAGCAACGCGTACGGGGTCTTTTTTGAGTTCGGTACTCGCTAGAGAGCCCTTTGATCGATTGAGTTTGGTTCGGGAAACCAAGACTTATTTCCGAAGTGAATACATCAAAGATTTAGAGGCCAAGGTAGAATTCCGTCGCCGGGATGTGTTTGGTGTTGGTGCCGTAGATTTCACCGAGATTAGTGCTGAAGCGGGTCCTATTTCTACTTCCGAAATTGAGTTGAATCTCCTGTATCGTCCGGGCAAAAAGTGGCTCGGCGTTGGAGTCGAACGTTTGGATGTGTATACGCCGCATCCAACCTTCATTTTAAACTACTCCTATGGTATTCCCGACTTCTTGGGAAGTGACTATGAGTTTCACAAAATATATGCTGGATTTACCAAGCCCTTCTTGTTGCCGCCTTTCGGTAAGTCTATCTTGACTCTTGAGGCGAGTAAGGTGTTTGGAACCCTGCCTTTTCCCTTGTTGGATGTGGCGCCAGGTAACAATACCTATGCCTATGCACGGTACTCCTACAACCTTATGAATTTCTTTGAATTCACAACCGATCAATACGCGAGTTTTAATCTGGAACATCACTTCGTGGGGCTTTTCTTCAATCGAATTCCCTTATTTCGAAAGCTGAAGTGGCGGGAGGTAATCACAGCTCGTGGAATGATTGGAACCTTAACTCCAGATAATATTGAGTTGAATACCACGGAAGACGGAACAACGATTCAGGCCCCTGATCGCGGGTATTATGAAGTTGGAGTAGGTATTGAGAATATTTTCAAATTTCTACGTGTGGATGCCATTTGGAGACTCTCTTATTTAGAAGAAACAGCCTTTTCGACTCCGAATGCATTCGGAATTCGCGTAGACCTAGCAGTTCGATTCTGA
- a CDS encoding YifB family Mg chelatase-like AAA ATPase, with product MIVKLHSASLIGIRALPVTVEVSTSPGWKWHIVGLADSAIRESYYRIRSAIRTGQKWPGFQFTVNLAPADLRKVGSLYDLPIALGVLAAARRISLLGLERYMIVGELSLDGSLRPVRGVLAMALLAKSLGYVGILVPKENAEEAAVVEGLRVRYAEHFKEVLEALSGVRSWQVRPPSVFEPSEQRDCPDYADIQGQKAVKRALVIAAAGGHNILMIGPPGSGKTMMARRFPGILPALSKTEALEAALVHSISGKSGRIGLMRTRPFRHPHHSCTAASMAGGGVPPAPGEISLAHCGVLFLDELPEFSRSVLELLRQPLEDRKVTIARSRYSVDFPANFQLIASMNPSPSGSFEEASNPIIQGRYLGKLSRPLLDRLDMHVEVKAVPWSDLNHHQTSWTTEEMKVQVERVMDLQSRRYCDLEVQRNAELKPDQLKTYAALNRASQTLLREAAHKWNFSARAYHKILRVARTIADLEGQDNIGLTHLSEAIQYRILDRVSGR from the coding sequence ATGATCGTGAAGTTGCACTCCGCCTCCTTGATTGGCATTCGAGCTCTACCCGTCACTGTTGAAGTCAGCACTTCACCTGGATGGAAGTGGCATATTGTCGGCCTGGCCGACAGCGCCATTCGGGAGAGCTACTATCGGATTCGTTCAGCCATTCGCACAGGTCAGAAGTGGCCTGGATTTCAATTCACCGTCAACTTGGCGCCGGCAGACCTCAGGAAAGTGGGTAGTTTATACGACCTACCCATTGCTTTAGGGGTGCTGGCCGCAGCTCGGCGAATATCATTGTTGGGACTTGAGCGGTATATGATCGTTGGAGAGCTTTCTCTCGACGGATCACTCCGTCCCGTTCGAGGTGTACTAGCTATGGCACTTTTAGCTAAATCCTTAGGATATGTTGGCATTTTGGTCCCAAAGGAAAATGCCGAGGAGGCAGCCGTGGTCGAAGGTCTGCGGGTGCGCTATGCCGAGCACTTTAAGGAAGTTTTAGAGGCCTTATCTGGGGTGCGAAGTTGGCAAGTACGGCCTCCATCCGTTTTTGAGCCATCCGAGCAAAGGGATTGCCCCGATTATGCAGACATCCAAGGTCAGAAGGCAGTGAAGCGCGCTCTGGTCATTGCGGCGGCAGGCGGGCATAACATCTTGATGATTGGACCGCCTGGTTCGGGAAAGACCATGATGGCCCGTCGCTTTCCAGGAATCCTACCCGCTCTTTCCAAAACGGAGGCTTTGGAGGCTGCCTTGGTCCATTCTATTTCCGGTAAAAGTGGACGAATTGGCCTGATGAGGACGCGTCCCTTCCGTCACCCTCATCACAGTTGTACGGCAGCGAGTATGGCAGGGGGTGGTGTGCCTCCAGCTCCAGGCGAAATATCGCTTGCGCACTGTGGAGTCTTGTTCCTCGATGAGCTTCCGGAATTCTCAAGATCCGTGCTGGAGTTGCTCCGTCAGCCTTTGGAGGACCGAAAAGTGACCATTGCTAGATCCAGGTATTCCGTTGACTTTCCGGCAAATTTTCAACTCATTGCCAGCATGAATCCGAGTCCCTCCGGTTCGTTTGAAGAGGCATCGAATCCCATTATTCAGGGTCGATACCTCGGAAAGCTCTCACGTCCACTTTTGGATCGTTTGGATATGCACGTTGAAGTCAAAGCTGTTCCTTGGTCAGATCTCAACCATCACCAGACCTCATGGACAACGGAGGAAATGAAAGTACAAGTAGAGCGTGTCATGGATCTTCAATCTCGACGGTATTGCGATTTGGAAGTACAGCGCAATGCCGAGCTGAAACCTGACCAACTAAAAACCTATGCCGCTTTAAACCGAGCATCACAAACACTGCTCAGGGAGGCCGCTCACAAATGGAACTTTTCGGCAAGAGCTTACCACAAAATCCTGCGCGTTGCACGTACCATAGCCGACCTCGAAGGTCAGGATAATATCGGATTGACTCATTTGTCCGAGGCCATTCAATACCGCATACTGGACCGGGTTTCTGGCCGTTGA
- a CDS encoding class I SAM-dependent methyltransferase, giving the protein MSWNAYRMMAYFRHRMMARNAHALHSPYLFQLYNEVIKDREEPRTQDIERLRREMMRDHRKIDVEQRTSGNHETLELKERRVCDVARRSSVPAKYGRLLMRLAEYTDADRVLELGTSIGLGTTYLARGSSGTVTTVDSCASLLEVAKEGLKKIGLSDRVLVRHGKFDELLPTLMKVGEEWDIVVMDGEHNPNEVHDYFNQILPHLHKNSVVIIDDIYRSQSMTAAWDELCRRPEVRQSIDLFRFGLLFFRTQQLREHFRLRL; this is encoded by the coding sequence ATGAGTTGGAACGCATACAGAATGATGGCCTACTTTCGCCACCGTATGATGGCGAGGAATGCACATGCGCTTCACTCCCCATATCTCTTTCAGCTCTATAACGAAGTCATCAAAGATCGTGAAGAACCGAGGACTCAGGATATTGAGCGCCTACGGCGCGAAATGATGCGCGATCATCGCAAAATCGATGTGGAACAGCGCACTTCAGGAAATCACGAGACCCTCGAGCTCAAGGAACGACGTGTTTGCGATGTCGCTCGAAGATCCAGTGTCCCCGCTAAGTACGGTCGGCTATTAATGCGCTTGGCGGAGTACACGGATGCAGATCGCGTTCTGGAGCTCGGTACTTCCATTGGTCTAGGGACTACTTATTTGGCGCGAGGCTCATCGGGAACTGTAACTACGGTGGATTCTTGCGCCTCTTTATTGGAAGTGGCCAAGGAAGGACTCAAAAAAATTGGACTATCGGATCGTGTTCTGGTCCGACACGGCAAGTTCGATGAACTACTTCCCACTTTAATGAAAGTTGGTGAGGAGTGGGATATAGTGGTGATGGACGGAGAGCACAATCCCAATGAAGTACATGATTACTTCAATCAAATCTTGCCTCATCTGCACAAAAACTCCGTTGTGATTATCGATGATATATATCGTTCTCAATCCATGACGGCTGCTTGGGATGAACTCTGTCGTCGTCCTGAAGTGCGCCAGTCCATTGATCTCTTTAGATTCGGATTGCTCTTTTTCCGCACGCAACAGTTACGGGAACATTTTCGGTTGCGCCTTTGA
- a CDS encoding DUF3667 domain-containing protein, which translates to MENCQRCDAELNGRWCAQCGEDNATPRISFGNLLREFFGSFFSYDSGFNTTMRLLLLRPEELIRNYIKGIRSPYYNPIRLAIIFATINAILFVQLDLMDAVTVQTVESKQQEIAMQYMGGLMTKYMNFLSVGVIPFLALFTWLFLRSEKWNYAEHLLMSTYLYTFVIILGVVTTPLQIFLRDSPEINVFLGFGISLIYLVYALARIFGFDGAVIVKTLLAYVLSFAVFVVAMTLVVSLKMFIDFRNGNLPMLDAKEDLYGYWELQSMERADSLTGEWAPYREEGMIGVLNYDRNGHVSLHLQSIDYFYTGTYELLKGDTVVQHTRLTHSDSSEVGVKVKRRIEWSGDTLIIRPVEEQNAALRLKWLKQE; encoded by the coding sequence ATGGAAAATTGTCAACGCTGTGATGCGGAATTAAACGGACGATGGTGTGCTCAGTGTGGTGAAGATAATGCCACGCCAAGAATTTCCTTTGGGAACCTGCTCCGAGAATTTTTCGGGAGCTTTTTCTCCTACGACAGTGGCTTCAACACCACAATGAGGCTTCTTTTGCTGCGGCCGGAAGAGCTCATTCGCAATTACATCAAGGGGATTCGAAGCCCGTACTACAACCCCATTCGACTGGCGATTATTTTCGCCACGATAAATGCTATTCTGTTCGTTCAACTTGACTTGATGGATGCCGTTACGGTCCAGACCGTTGAAAGTAAACAGCAGGAAATTGCCATGCAGTACATGGGTGGATTGATGACCAAGTACATGAATTTTCTGTCGGTCGGGGTCATTCCGTTTTTAGCTTTATTCACATGGCTTTTCCTCCGAAGTGAGAAATGGAATTACGCCGAACATCTTTTGATGTCCACCTACCTCTACACCTTTGTGATCATACTAGGTGTTGTGACTACACCTCTCCAGATTTTTCTGAGGGATTCACCAGAAATTAACGTCTTCTTGGGGTTCGGAATCTCCCTCATATATCTCGTCTACGCCTTAGCCCGAATCTTTGGCTTTGACGGGGCCGTCATTGTAAAGACCTTGTTGGCCTATGTGTTGTCCTTTGCCGTTTTCGTAGTAGCGATGACCCTGGTGGTGTCCTTGAAGATGTTCATTGATTTTCGCAACGGAAATCTGCCGATGCTCGATGCTAAAGAAGATTTATACGGCTACTGGGAATTGCAGTCTATGGAGCGTGCGGATTCCCTGACGGGTGAATGGGCCCCCTATCGAGAAGAAGGGATGATCGGAGTGCTTAATTACGACCGAAATGGCCACGTAAGTCTTCACCTGCAGTCTATTGACTATTTCTACACAGGAACCTATGAATTACTCAAAGGGGACACGGTTGTGCAACATACTCGCTTAACGCATTCTGACTCATCAGAAGTGGGTGTAAAAGTAAAACGACGCATAGAATGGTCTGGAGATACATTGATTATACGCCCCGTTGAAGAACAAAATGCTGCTTTGCGCCTTAAATGGCTGAAGCAAGAATAA
- a CDS encoding spheroidene monooxygenase, which translates to MVVLSFYRFPKNRRWWAFRQMGLAKERLEEGPKPKFVKFLGTGAGEGFSMKPDFRTYGHLTVWDSPEEARAFLQSPMSRDWQAHAESHVHLDLNTVKAHGKWHGEQPFPVHHIYQDGPLAVMTRARIRTKRLLEFWRHVPVASKSLTENKEVLFSKGVGELPWVEQATFSLWPSKESMFRYAYEGDTHRKIIEKTRKRKWYSEELFVEFVPKIIENDGFIPEGVLPA; encoded by the coding sequence GTGGTAGTACTTTCCTTTTATCGTTTTCCTAAAAACCGCCGCTGGTGGGCTTTTCGACAGATGGGCCTGGCTAAAGAGCGTTTGGAAGAAGGGCCAAAGCCCAAGTTTGTCAAGTTTCTGGGTACTGGAGCAGGGGAAGGCTTTTCCATGAAGCCCGACTTTAGAACATATGGTCATCTAACCGTATGGGATTCTCCCGAAGAGGCCAGAGCTTTCTTACAGTCACCGATGAGTCGAGATTGGCAAGCTCATGCCGAATCCCATGTTCACCTCGACTTGAACACTGTTAAAGCACATGGGAAATGGCACGGGGAGCAGCCGTTCCCTGTACATCATATTTATCAGGATGGCCCTCTGGCGGTGATGACACGAGCGAGAATTCGCACTAAAAGACTCCTTGAATTCTGGCGACATGTTCCCGTAGCGAGCAAATCCCTGACAGAGAATAAGGAAGTGCTTTTTTCTAAAGGAGTGGGTGAGTTGCCTTGGGTAGAGCAAGCCACTTTTTCCTTGTGGCCGTCGAAGGAGAGTATGTTTCGCTACGCCTATGAAGGCGATACGCATCGGAAGATTATCGAAAAGACCCGAAAGAGGAAATGGTATTCTGAAGAGTTGTTCGTTGAATTTGTTCCGAAGATTATCGAGAACGACGGTTTTATCCCAGAAGGCGTCTTACCAGCTTGA
- a CDS encoding aldehyde dehydrogenase: protein MKDIYKKQREYFNTGATLSYAFRKEQLRRFLNMMNHYEQDMLDAMAADIGKSRFEGYTHEIALVKSDIKFALKNLRSWMRDERISDALATFPARHFNHASPYGNVLLIAPWNYPVRLALLPLVGVIAAGNTTVLKPSELAPNMSKVFKRMISETFDSEYLHVVEGGVPESNALLSQPFNYIFFTGSTAVGKIVMKAASEHLVPVTLELGGKCTTVVDETASLAITAKRIVWGRFMNAGQSCTAPDFVVAHESVKDRLIELIVKETIDQWGANPKENEDYGRIVTPRHLDRLIGFLGDGELVHGGEHDSEDRYLAPTILDNIQWEDPIMQEEIFGPILPILSYSNWDALIARLKTMPSPLALYLFSKSSSHEKQILRELSFGNACINDVIMHMANHHLPFGGVGDSGMGRYHGRYSFQTFSHIKGITKTPTWLSIPLRFAPYGSRIKLVRRLLG, encoded by the coding sequence ATCAAGGATATCTACAAGAAACAGCGGGAATACTTTAACACTGGAGCAACGCTCTCCTACGCTTTTCGAAAAGAACAGCTTCGCCGGTTCTTGAACATGATGAACCACTACGAGCAGGACATGCTCGATGCTATGGCTGCGGATATTGGGAAAAGTCGCTTTGAAGGCTACACGCACGAGATTGCCTTGGTCAAATCGGACATCAAGTTTGCCTTGAAGAATTTGCGCTCGTGGATGCGGGATGAGCGAATTTCTGATGCGCTAGCCACCTTCCCTGCGCGGCACTTCAACCACGCGAGTCCCTATGGGAATGTGCTCCTGATTGCTCCATGGAATTACCCGGTTCGATTAGCTCTACTCCCGCTTGTCGGAGTCATTGCTGCCGGGAATACCACTGTGCTCAAGCCTTCCGAACTCGCTCCAAACATGTCCAAGGTTTTCAAGCGCATGATCTCCGAAACCTTTGACTCCGAATATCTCCATGTGGTCGAAGGAGGAGTCCCAGAATCAAATGCTCTCCTCTCCCAGCCCTTCAACTACATCTTTTTTACCGGCAGCACGGCAGTCGGAAAAATCGTGATGAAGGCCGCTTCAGAGCACTTAGTCCCGGTGACATTAGAATTAGGCGGAAAATGCACCACTGTTGTGGATGAAACAGCCTCTTTAGCCATTACGGCCAAAAGAATCGTTTGGGGGCGTTTCATGAACGCGGGCCAATCTTGTACCGCTCCGGATTTTGTAGTTGCGCACGAGAGCGTAAAGGACCGTTTGATTGAACTGATCGTCAAAGAGACTATTGATCAATGGGGGGCCAATCCAAAAGAGAATGAAGACTACGGGCGCATTGTAACCCCGCGACATCTCGATAGACTTATTGGGTTTTTAGGGGATGGTGAGCTTGTTCACGGTGGAGAACACGACTCGGAAGATCGATATTTAGCACCAACGATTCTCGACAATATTCAGTGGGAGGATCCCATCATGCAGGAGGAAATCTTTGGCCCCATTCTCCCGATCCTAAGCTATTCCAATTGGGATGCGCTCATAGCCCGTTTAAAGACCATGCCAAGCCCGCTTGCCTTGTATCTATTTTCAAAATCCAGCTCACATGAGAAGCAAATTCTGCGCGAACTCTCGTTCGGGAATGCCTGCATCAACGATGTAATCATGCATATGGCCAATCACCATTTGCCCTTCGGCGGCGTGGGTGACAGTGGCATGGGACGCTACCATGGGCGCTATTCGTTTCAGACCTTTTCCCATATCAAAGGGATCACCAAGACGCCCACGTGGCTCAGTATTCCCCTTCGTTTTGCCCCGTACGGTTCACGGATCAAGCTGGTAAGACGCCTTCTGGGATAA
- a CDS encoding ATP-binding cassette domain-containing protein produces the protein MNYLSIENLAKSYGERILFQGVSFGIDQGQKVAFVAKNGTGKSSLLRILAGLEGPDEGAVTFRKDIQVGFLDQDPNLPADKLILDAMFDGDDPITQAIRRYELSLEHPEEAEEMQAAFDEMEKLQAWDAEVRVKQILGKLNLDHIDRPIGDLSGGQKKRVALAKLLIQDPDLIILDEPTNHMDIEMIEWLEEFLGRSEVTVFMVTHDRYFLDSLCDHIIELDQGQIFKYQGDYEYYLAKKNERYEIQATNVEKAKNLYRKELDWMRRQPKARGTKSKARIDAFYDIKKEAHKRNKDEQVEMEIKMQRMGAKIVELHNVKMNFDDLPILNGFSYTFKKKDRIGIVGRNGTGKTTFLKLITGALAPKGGKVVIGDTVQFGYYTQDGIKLKEDQRVIDVVKNIAEVIPLTKGRKLTAAQMLERFLFSRDDQWTYVSKLSGGERRRLYLLTVLMANPNFLILDEPTNDLDLITLTVLEDFLQEFEGVIIVVSHDRYFMNKLVDHLFVFEGAGAVKDLNGNYQDYRVYMAEKEQREKEQKAAAQASKSVETKDEAPKEKKRLSYMQQREYDGLEAEIEKLETRKAEIHDSFASGNLEGEKMEELSIELAEVQKEIEVKTDRWLELSEFA, from the coding sequence ATGAACTACCTGTCCATTGAAAATCTGGCCAAATCCTACGGGGAACGCATTCTGTTCCAAGGCGTGAGCTTTGGCATAGATCAAGGCCAAAAAGTGGCCTTTGTTGCGAAGAACGGGACAGGGAAGAGCTCTCTGTTGCGCATCCTGGCCGGTTTGGAAGGCCCAGATGAAGGAGCCGTGACCTTCCGAAAAGACATTCAAGTGGGTTTCCTGGATCAAGACCCCAATCTCCCGGCAGATAAATTGATATTGGATGCTATGTTTGATGGGGATGATCCCATTACTCAAGCTATTCGTCGCTATGAGCTCAGTCTCGAGCACCCCGAAGAAGCTGAGGAAATGCAGGCCGCTTTCGACGAGATGGAAAAACTTCAGGCTTGGGATGCAGAAGTGCGCGTGAAGCAGATTCTAGGTAAGCTGAATTTGGACCATATCGACCGTCCCATAGGGGATTTGTCAGGGGGGCAGAAAAAGCGCGTGGCGTTGGCTAAGCTGCTGATTCAAGACCCCGACCTCATTATTCTCGATGAGCCGACCAACCACATGGATATAGAGATGATCGAATGGCTAGAGGAATTCTTAGGTCGATCTGAAGTCACGGTCTTCATGGTCACGCACGATCGATACTTTTTGGATTCCCTCTGCGATCACATCATTGAATTGGATCAAGGCCAGATCTTTAAGTACCAAGGCGACTACGAGTACTATTTGGCCAAGAAAAACGAGCGCTACGAGATTCAGGCCACAAATGTGGAGAAAGCCAAGAACCTCTATCGCAAAGAGTTGGATTGGATGCGCCGCCAGCCCAAGGCACGCGGGACCAAGAGTAAGGCTCGGATTGACGCCTTTTACGACATCAAGAAAGAAGCGCATAAGCGCAACAAGGACGAGCAGGTGGAGATGGAAATCAAGATGCAGCGCATGGGTGCTAAAATCGTTGAGCTCCACAACGTCAAAATGAATTTTGACGATTTGCCCATCCTCAACGGCTTCAGCTATACCTTCAAAAAGAAGGACCGAATAGGCATTGTTGGGCGCAATGGAACGGGCAAAACGACCTTTCTGAAACTCATCACGGGTGCCTTGGCTCCAAAAGGTGGAAAAGTAGTCATTGGGGATACGGTTCAGTTCGGCTATTACACTCAAGACGGAATTAAGCTCAAAGAAGATCAGCGGGTCATTGACGTGGTCAAGAACATCGCCGAGGTTATTCCGCTCACTAAAGGACGCAAGTTAACTGCGGCTCAAATGCTCGAACGGTTCTTGTTTTCTCGAGATGATCAATGGACCTATGTTTCTAAGTTGAGCGGAGGAGAACGCAGAAGATTGTATCTGTTGACCGTCTTGATGGCCAATCCCAACTTCTTAATCCTCGATGAGCCGACCAACGATCTGGACCTGATCACCCTGACCGTACTAGAAGATTTTTTACAGGAATTTGAAGGCGTTATTATCGTGGTCAGCCACGACCGCTATTTCATGAACAAGCTGGTCGATCACCTTTTTGTCTTCGAGGGTGCGGGCGCGGTTAAGGACTTGAATGGCAATTATCAGGATTACCGTGTTTACATGGCCGAAAAAGAGCAGCGGGAAAAAGAGCAGAAGGCCGCCGCACAAGCCAGTAAGTCGGTCGAGACTAAAGACGAAGCGCCCAAAGAGAAGAAGCGCTTGAGCTACATGCAACAGCGCGAGTACGACGGGCTCGAGGCAGAAATCGAAAAGCTCGAAACGCGTAAGGCGGAAATTCACGATTCGTTTGCCTCAGGTAACTTGGAAGGGGAAAAAATGGAGGAGCTGAGTATTGAACTCGCTGAAGTGCAAAAAGAAATTGAGGTCAAAACGGACCGCTGGCTGGAACTATCGGAATTCGCATGA
- a CDS encoding ABC transporter ATP-binding protein has protein sequence MENVIELSDITRNFRMGAEELKVLRGISLTIKKGEYVALMGPSGSGKSTLMNLLGCLDTPTGGQYVLNGTDVSGLTDNDLAEIRNKEIGFVFQTFNLLPRSTALDNVALPLVYAGQSSEDRLKRAEEVLGLVGLSDRMTHRPNQLSGGQRQRVAVARALVNRPSLILADEPTGNLDSKTSVEIMALMDEIHANGNTLVVVTHEEDIAQHAHRVIRLIDGQVASDEQIR, from the coding sequence ATGGAAAACGTAATCGAATTATCCGACATCACCCGGAATTTCCGGATGGGCGCCGAAGAACTCAAGGTGCTTCGCGGTATTTCCTTGACCATTAAAAAAGGAGAATACGTGGCCTTGATGGGGCCATCTGGATCGGGAAAGTCGACCTTGATGAATCTCTTGGGTTGCTTGGACACCCCAACAGGAGGTCAGTATGTCCTGAATGGCACCGATGTCAGCGGATTAACGGACAACGATTTAGCGGAGATCCGGAACAAGGAGATTGGATTCGTTTTCCAGACCTTCAACCTATTGCCTCGATCTACGGCTTTGGACAATGTGGCCTTGCCGCTGGTTTACGCGGGACAGTCCTCCGAAGACCGCTTGAAGCGAGCGGAGGAAGTGCTCGGTCTAGTAGGCCTTAGTGATCGGATGACCCACCGCCCGAATCAACTCTCCGGTGGTCAACGTCAACGCGTCGCGGTGGCAAGAGCTTTGGTCAACCGTCCATCCCTTATTCTGGCCGATGAGCCTACGGGAAACCTCGATTCCAAGACTTCGGTGGAGATCATGGCCCTGATGGACGAGATTCACGCTAATGGGAATACCCTCGTGGTCGTGACCCACGAAGAAGATATTGCGCAGCATGCGCACCGAGTCATTCGATTGATCGATGGACAGGTCGCTTCGGATGAACAGATTCGCTAG